In Streptomyces sp. NBC_00878, a single window of DNA contains:
- a CDS encoding sigma-70 family RNA polymerase sigma factor translates to MRRIMDAVGASTEPPTSLPASASEGADREAFVRELYEQHGADLLRYAARLLGGDWHQAEDVVQEAAARALNHLDILRDADAARPWLFTVVRNLVIDHHRSRQIRPTEVPATERPETPTADHIDRMLTSQVVRNALRELSAQHEEVIRLMHYSRYSVADAAEHLGVPPGTVKSRSYYAIRALKAALRTRGVLDGTV, encoded by the coding sequence ATGAGGCGCATCATGGATGCCGTCGGCGCTTCCACCGAGCCCCCCACATCACTTCCGGCATCGGCGAGCGAGGGCGCCGACCGCGAGGCATTCGTCCGTGAACTGTACGAACAGCACGGCGCGGATCTGCTGCGGTACGCGGCCCGGCTTCTCGGAGGCGACTGGCACCAGGCGGAGGACGTCGTCCAGGAGGCCGCCGCGAGGGCGTTGAACCACCTGGACATCCTGCGGGACGCGGACGCGGCCCGCCCCTGGCTGTTCACCGTCGTACGCAACCTGGTGATCGATCACCACCGGTCGCGGCAGATACGCCCGACGGAGGTGCCCGCGACGGAACGGCCGGAGACCCCGACCGCCGATCACATAGACCGGATGCTCACCTCACAGGTGGTGCGGAACGCCCTGCGCGAACTGAGCGCGCAGCACGAGGAAGTCATCCGGCTGATGCACTACTCCAGATACAGCGTGGCCGATGCCGCGGAACACCTGGGCGTACCTCCGGGCACGGTGAAATCCCGTTCCTACTACGCGATCAGAGCCCTCAAGGCTGCCCTGAGAACCCGCGGCGTCCTGGACGGCACGGTCTGA
- a CDS encoding SGNH/GDSL hydrolase family protein — protein sequence MKQPTGRRSRKRRAVTGIAVTSAALLTLGASTTSTATAAGDGPNYVALGDSYASGAGLAGVKDKACDRTTGSYASLVARSQAVAGLNRAFKDVTCSGATTRSIWNHQGDAPPQANALTPHTKLVTLTLGGNDVGFVNVLTTCATVASSDRNGSPCKGYFTAGGKDVLGERINTMEGRIRGVLADVRRRSPDAKVVVVGYPAVFPDNGVGCAEVPFAKGDFAFLRDTTKKLNRALQRQAAAGGAGMSFADTYSATVGHDMCRPRDRRWIESLTPAANTLSAHPNSTGQLVMAFAALDRIFKP from the coding sequence ATGAAGCAACCCACCGGCAGGCGGTCACGGAAGCGCCGTGCGGTCACGGGAATCGCGGTCACCTCGGCGGCTCTGCTCACGCTGGGCGCATCGACCACGTCGACCGCGACGGCCGCCGGCGACGGACCCAACTACGTGGCGCTCGGCGACTCCTACGCCTCCGGGGCCGGACTTGCCGGAGTGAAGGACAAGGCCTGCGACCGTACGACCGGGAGCTACGCCAGCCTGGTCGCCCGGTCCCAAGCGGTGGCGGGGCTGAACCGCGCCTTCAAGGACGTCACTTGCAGCGGTGCCACCACCCGCAGTATCTGGAACCACCAGGGCGACGCGCCTCCCCAGGCCAACGCCCTCACTCCCCACACGAAGCTCGTCACGCTGACCTTGGGCGGCAATGACGTCGGCTTCGTCAACGTGCTCACCACCTGCGCGACCGTCGCCTCGTCCGATCGGAACGGCAGCCCCTGCAAGGGGTACTTCACGGCGGGCGGCAAGGACGTCCTGGGCGAGCGCATCAACACCATGGAGGGGCGCATCCGCGGTGTGCTCGCCGACGTCAGGCGACGCAGCCCGGACGCCAAGGTGGTCGTCGTCGGTTACCCCGCGGTCTTCCCCGACAACGGGGTCGGCTGCGCGGAAGTCCCCTTCGCCAAGGGTGACTTCGCCTTCCTGCGGGACACGACGAAGAAGCTGAACCGGGCGTTGCAGCGCCAGGCGGCGGCGGGCGGCGCGGGCATGTCCTTCGCGGACACCTACTCGGCGACGGTTGGCCACGACATGTGCCGGCCCCGCGACCGTCGGTGGATCGAGTCCCTGACGCCTGCCGCGAACACCCTGTCCGCGCACCCCAACAGCACCGGCCAGCTCGTCATGGCATTCGCCGCGCTGGACCGGATATTCAAGCCGTAG
- a CDS encoding long-chain fatty acid--CoA ligase, with protein sequence MQSHSAAVIAGRTGGGLSDAVFDRAAQRPGFVQLSRRVGDRWIDMTAGQFAEAVMDLSRGLLARDIATGDRVGILSANRYEWTLFDYALWTIGAIPVPLHHTSSSEQIERALSETRAVACVIENEEHKEKVDAETHLLPALRDIWQLDKGIVDLLVHEGRRVDARQVEERRDSVGPNTPATIVYTAGTTGAPKECLITHGNLAAQADAFMHHTQATIRASPRGRTASTLLSLPLSQVYGRTAQICAVRHGVQLAHSSSMKPSTLLDDLRSFRPTLLLAVPEFYEGIFHAAQLAAAERNREKSFLRAVRTAREYALAHEGHIFGDGPRPSARLRLRRAFYDLLVYRKIRRSFGGRVRNSISGGSSLRRDIGLFFFGSGIAVHEGYGLTESSAGITCNPPGRIKFGTVGQAIDGVDIRIAQDGEIMLRGPQISPGSLVDSSPEPGAREDGWLRTGDLGRSDGDGYLYITGRKKTVIVTSGAVRVSPEPLEERVRAHAFIAQCLLVGQGRPYLTALITLDWQVVEHLFSFTRLERSDLVRTHVIRQEIQRAVDRANATVPGSEAIQDFRILSDTFTVRNGTLTSGQRVRRAEAEAEYRGVIDAMYGTADVTTGRAVRTHG encoded by the coding sequence ATGCAATCACATTCCGCGGCTGTCATCGCCGGGCGCACGGGCGGCGGGCTCTCCGACGCCGTGTTCGACAGAGCGGCCCAACGGCCCGGATTCGTTCAGTTGTCGCGAAGAGTGGGTGACCGCTGGATCGATATGACGGCGGGACAGTTCGCGGAAGCGGTGATGGATTTGTCCCGAGGGCTCCTGGCCCGTGACATCGCCACCGGGGACAGGGTGGGGATTCTGTCGGCGAACCGCTACGAGTGGACCCTTTTCGACTACGCGCTGTGGACCATCGGCGCCATACCCGTACCGCTGCACCACACGTCCTCCTCCGAACAGATCGAACGGGCGCTTTCCGAGACCCGGGCTGTGGCGTGCGTCATCGAGAATGAAGAGCACAAGGAAAAGGTCGACGCGGAAACGCATCTCCTTCCGGCGCTCCGTGACATCTGGCAACTCGACAAGGGAATCGTCGACCTGCTCGTGCACGAGGGCCGACGGGTGGACGCCCGGCAGGTGGAGGAGCGACGCGACTCGGTCGGGCCGAACACCCCGGCCACGATCGTGTACACCGCCGGGACGACCGGCGCACCCAAAGAATGCCTGATCACCCATGGAAACCTGGCAGCGCAGGCGGATGCCTTCATGCATCACACCCAGGCAACCATCCGGGCGTCACCGAGGGGCCGGACGGCGTCGACGCTCCTCTCCCTCCCCCTTTCCCAGGTGTACGGACGCACGGCCCAGATCTGCGCGGTCAGGCATGGAGTACAACTGGCCCACAGTTCGTCGATGAAGCCGTCGACCCTGCTGGACGACCTGCGGTCGTTCCGGCCCACGCTTCTGCTCGCGGTTCCCGAGTTTTACGAGGGCATTTTTCACGCGGCTCAACTGGCCGCCGCCGAGCGGAATCGAGAAAAATCCTTCCTGCGGGCGGTGAGGACCGCCAGAGAATACGCCCTCGCACACGAGGGGCACATCTTCGGCGACGGCCCGCGCCCCTCCGCCCGACTTCGACTGCGCCGCGCCTTCTACGATCTCCTGGTCTACCGAAAGATCCGTCGGTCGTTCGGTGGCCGGGTGCGCAACTCCATATCCGGGGGCTCATCCCTTCGGCGGGACATCGGCCTGTTCTTCTTCGGGTCGGGAATCGCCGTACACGAGGGATACGGTCTCACCGAGTCCTCCGCCGGTATTACGTGCAACCCGCCGGGCCGTATCAAATTCGGCACCGTCGGGCAGGCGATCGACGGCGTCGACATTCGCATCGCGCAGGACGGCGAGATCATGCTGCGGGGCCCGCAGATTTCCCCCGGAAGCCTGGTCGATTCCTCGCCGGAGCCGGGCGCCCGCGAGGACGGCTGGCTGCGTACCGGCGATCTGGGCCGCTCGGACGGAGACGGCTATCTCTACATCACCGGCCGCAAGAAGACGGTCATCGTGACGAGTGGTGCTGTGCGCGTCTCCCCCGAACCGCTCGAAGAGCGTGTGCGCGCCCACGCCTTCATCGCCCAGTGTCTCCTGGTCGGTCAGGGGCGCCCCTATCTCACGGCCCTCATCACCCTCGACTGGCAGGTTGTCGAGCACCTCTTCTCGTTCACCCGGCTCGAACGCTCGGATCTGGTGCGTACGCACGTCATCCGGCAGGAGATACAGCGCGCCGTGGACCGGGCGAACGCCACCGTTCCCGGATCCGAGGCCATCCAGGACTTCCGCATCCTGTCCGACACGTTCACCGTCCGCAACGGGACGCTCACCTCGGGCCAGAGGGTCAGGCGTGCCGAGGCGGAGGCCGAGTACCGCGGCGTCATCGACGCGATGTACGGCACCGCCGACGTCACCACGGGACGGGCGGTACGCACCCATGGCTGA
- a CDS encoding BTAD domain-containing putative transcriptional regulator, with protein MSEQGTAAPPRPSRAWSFGVLGALEVTGPAGPVDLGPPQRRVLLLRLLAEDGWPVSVERLCEDLWNGRPPSAALSSLRAHVSRLRSALGDSRDAGTGMLTHTSGGYALHATREQRDAGRFEDAVQNAHGLVREKKWAEARAEVEQALALWRGRPYEDADGKLFAERETNRLSELRWSARELQAGLLLEDGEVTRSIAVAEEIVNSNPLREASWAVLLRGLYLTGRAGEALRRFDDVRRLLAEDLGTDPGLALQRVHRAILRHDTPALHPAASLPAASLPAASLPAASHPAARTSAPVAPAQAPDVTRETPLPGRAALAGREAELSRLTELLSAARVGRTRWAVVSGGAGTGKTRLLEVLGAEAEQHGFSVRWVRHPKKSQAVRLAGGTAVNRTLGGLGAYEGELGNPLGIGQDEPDASEAGGKRPVLCLIDDVQGATPAVMNELATCAAVVRDAPLLVVCAVDAGDEPGTEDLLAVLARCEAERFELQPLTLEDIAGVLRSNAGAGAGAGAGSGGGGGLGDGAGVAVDDLRSEAAALHQLTGGNAFFLAELLRLSAGHRTGPDHTIPASVTSVVQARLRALAPEVRRLLEIAAVTGDELDVPVLAAMASLPREAVLSGLDVAAESGLVVWSAGGTPRSSGAYRFSCGLVRAVLDAGLSRARSCELHAAAYQELVARPGSSVECVAEHAVAAGPLVDEHDLSHAALRAGYACLERNEVDKAGEWLSRALASRADAERAPDSGREAVLRVAVGAEPGGAAAGRKNVVHLPVRHA; from the coding sequence GTGTCCGAGCAGGGGACGGCCGCGCCTCCCCGGCCTTCCCGGGCATGGTCCTTCGGCGTGCTGGGCGCGCTGGAAGTCACCGGCCCCGCGGGCCCGGTGGACCTCGGACCGCCGCAACGGCGGGTACTTCTTCTGCGTCTGCTCGCCGAGGACGGCTGGCCGGTATCGGTCGAGCGGCTCTGCGAAGACCTGTGGAACGGACGGCCGCCGAGCGCGGCCCTGTCCTCCTTGCGCGCTCACGTCAGCAGGCTTCGCTCCGCGCTGGGCGACTCCCGGGACGCCGGCACCGGCATGCTCACCCACACCTCGGGGGGCTACGCGCTGCACGCCACGCGCGAGCAGCGCGACGCCGGGCGGTTCGAGGACGCCGTCCAGAACGCGCACGGACTGGTGAGGGAGAAGAAGTGGGCCGAGGCCCGTGCGGAGGTGGAGCAGGCCCTCGCTCTGTGGCGCGGCAGGCCGTACGAGGACGCGGACGGAAAACTCTTCGCGGAGCGCGAGACGAACCGGCTCTCGGAACTTCGATGGTCGGCCAGGGAACTTCAGGCCGGTCTGCTGCTGGAGGACGGCGAGGTCACGCGGTCCATCGCGGTCGCCGAGGAGATCGTCAACAGCAATCCACTCCGCGAGGCTTCCTGGGCCGTACTGCTCCGTGGCCTCTACCTGACAGGACGTGCGGGTGAGGCGCTGCGCCGCTTCGACGACGTCCGCCGCCTGCTCGCGGAGGATCTGGGCACCGACCCGGGGCTGGCACTGCAACGGGTGCACAGGGCGATCCTCCGCCATGACACTCCCGCGCTGCATCCCGCCGCGTCGCTTCCCGCCGCGTCGCTTCCCGCCGCGTCGCTTCCCGCCGCGTCGCATCCCGCCGCGCGGACGAGCGCGCCTGTCGCTCCGGCCCAGGCCCCCGACGTGACGCGCGAGACCCCTCTCCCGGGACGGGCAGCGCTGGCCGGACGCGAGGCCGAACTGTCCCGGCTGACCGAACTGCTGTCCGCCGCACGCGTCGGCCGTACCCGGTGGGCCGTGGTATCGGGAGGAGCGGGTACCGGCAAGACCCGTCTCCTGGAAGTGCTCGGCGCCGAGGCCGAACAGCACGGGTTCAGCGTGCGCTGGGTCCGCCATCCGAAGAAGTCCCAGGCCGTCCGCCTGGCCGGGGGAACCGCGGTCAACAGGACCCTGGGGGGACTTGGCGCGTACGAGGGTGAACTCGGGAATCCGCTGGGGATCGGACAGGACGAGCCGGACGCGAGCGAGGCCGGGGGCAAGCGGCCCGTGCTCTGCCTCATCGACGATGTCCAGGGCGCCACCCCGGCGGTGATGAACGAACTTGCCACGTGTGCCGCGGTGGTACGGGACGCGCCATTGCTGGTCGTGTGCGCTGTCGATGCCGGCGATGAACCCGGCACCGAGGACCTTCTCGCGGTTCTCGCCCGGTGCGAGGCGGAACGCTTCGAACTCCAGCCGCTGACCCTTGAGGACATCGCCGGGGTACTTCGCTCGAACGCTGGTGCTGGTGCTGGTGCTGGTGCCGGTTCCGGTGGCGGTGGCGGGCTCGGTGACGGTGCAGGCGTCGCCGTTGACGATCTGCGGTCGGAAGCGGCCGCGCTGCATCAACTGACGGGCGGCAACGCGTTCTTCCTCGCCGAACTCCTGCGCCTGTCCGCCGGCCACCGGACGGGTCCGGATCACACGATCCCGGCCTCCGTGACGTCAGTCGTCCAGGCCCGGCTGCGGGCCCTCGCTCCCGAGGTGCGGCGGCTTCTGGAGATCGCCGCCGTCACCGGGGACGAGCTGGACGTGCCGGTGCTGGCGGCGATGGCCTCGCTCCCGAGGGAGGCCGTACTCTCCGGCCTGGACGTCGCCGCCGAGTCCGGGCTTGTGGTGTGGTCCGCGGGCGGTACGCCACGGTCGTCCGGCGCGTACCGCTTCTCCTGCGGGCTGGTCCGGGCGGTGCTGGACGCGGGCCTGAGCCGTGCGCGCAGCTGCGAGTTGCACGCGGCGGCGTATCAGGAGCTGGTTGCCCGCCCCGGCAGCAGTGTCGAATGCGTCGCCGAGCATGCCGTCGCCGCCGGGCCGCTCGTCGACGAGCACGATCTCTCCCACGCCGCCCTGAGAGCCGGATACGCGTGCCTCGAACGGAACGAGGTGGACAAGGCCGGTGAGTGGCTCTCCCGTGCCCTCGCGAGCCGTGCGGACGCGGAACGGGCACCGGACAGCGGGAGAGAAGCGGTGCTGCGCGTGGCCGTCGGGGCGGAGCCGGGCGGGGCCGCTGCCGGCCGGAAGAACGTGGTCCACCTGCCGGTACGGCACGCCTGA
- a CDS encoding beta-ketoacyl synthase — protein sequence MNLTSSLRSVVVTGVGATTPLGGNAASTWEALLAGRSGATVLQQDWAAELAVRIAAPAAVDPSGVLPAHVARRLDRAAQFALIAAREAWADAGFTGKAGTSVEFDESNESDRSDGSDGSDGSGVPSGGTAPADPYRVGAVVGTGVGGVSTLLNQYDVLHERGARKVSPLTVPMLMPNSSAAHVGMEVDARAGVHTLVSACASGSEAIGYAIDMIRTGRADVVVAGGTEAVIVPLNLAAFGNMMAMSKRNDDPQGASRPYDKGRDGFVLGEGAGIVVLESAEHAARRGARVYCDAVGQGLSADSYHIAQPEPTGRGVAAALEQLLATTDIRPAEIAHLNAHATSTPQGDITELKALEKVLGDDIGHVAISATKSMTGHLLGGAGGIETVATVLALHHRTAPPTINVTDLDDEVDPSLISASPRPLPEGPVVALNNSFGFGGHNVVLGFRVND from the coding sequence GTGAATCTCACCTCATCCCTCCGCTCCGTTGTCGTCACCGGTGTCGGTGCGACCACCCCGCTGGGCGGGAACGCCGCGTCGACCTGGGAAGCGCTGCTCGCCGGCCGTTCCGGAGCAACCGTCCTGCAGCAGGACTGGGCTGCCGAGTTGGCCGTACGTATCGCCGCGCCCGCCGCCGTTGACCCCTCCGGCGTGCTTCCCGCGCATGTGGCGCGCCGGCTGGACCGGGCGGCGCAGTTCGCGCTGATAGCGGCACGGGAGGCATGGGCGGACGCGGGTTTCACCGGCAAGGCCGGCACATCCGTCGAATTCGATGAATCCAATGAATCTGACCGATCTGACGGATCTGACGGATCTGACGGATCCGGCGTGCCGTCCGGCGGCACGGCCCCCGCCGACCCCTATCGCGTCGGCGCGGTCGTCGGCACCGGCGTCGGTGGCGTGTCGACCCTGCTCAACCAGTACGACGTGTTGCACGAACGAGGGGCGCGCAAGGTGTCCCCCCTCACGGTGCCGATGCTCATGCCGAACAGTTCCGCCGCCCATGTCGGTATGGAGGTGGACGCGCGGGCCGGCGTCCACACGCTGGTCAGCGCCTGCGCTTCCGGTTCGGAGGCCATCGGCTACGCGATCGACATGATCAGGACCGGCCGCGCCGATGTGGTGGTCGCGGGTGGAACCGAAGCGGTCATCGTTCCCCTGAACCTCGCGGCGTTCGGCAACATGATGGCGATGTCGAAACGGAACGACGATCCGCAGGGCGCCTCACGCCCGTACGACAAGGGCCGTGACGGCTTCGTTCTCGGGGAGGGCGCCGGCATCGTGGTGCTGGAGTCGGCCGAGCATGCCGCCCGCCGGGGCGCGAGGGTGTACTGCGACGCGGTCGGGCAGGGGCTGTCCGCCGACAGTTACCACATCGCCCAGCCGGAGCCGACGGGCCGCGGTGTCGCGGCGGCGCTGGAGCAGTTGCTGGCCACGACCGACATCAGGCCCGCCGAGATCGCGCACCTCAATGCGCACGCCACGTCGACTCCGCAGGGCGACATCACCGAACTCAAGGCTCTGGAGAAGGTGTTGGGCGACGACATCGGTCATGTCGCGATATCCGCCACCAAGTCGATGACCGGTCATCTCCTGGGCGGCGCGGGCGGTATCGAGACCGTCGCCACGGTGCTGGCCCTGCACCACCGGACGGCGCCCCCGACCATCAACGTCACCGACCTCGACGACGAGGTCGACCCCTCCCTGATCTCCGCCAGCCCGCGCCCTCTCCCGGAGGGCCCCGTCGTCGCCCTCAACAACTCCTTCGGCTTCGGCGGCCACAACGTGGTCCTCGGCTTCCGCGTCAACGACTGA
- a CDS encoding AAA family ATPase — MIVWVNGAFGSGKSTLVDELRPRWPEALVYDPEMVGYVLREIVEVPTGDFQDLRLWRRQVAEMAVGLVQEYQRPVLVPMTLVNPGYVGEIFGALKDAGVVAHHFFLKVSPEVLVRRIDGRSFTPGDPAKDERVRQWCKDRIERCTAAVDTLPGDTVFLDGELTPQELADSVLARVGARPKG, encoded by the coding sequence GTGATCGTCTGGGTGAACGGCGCGTTCGGCAGCGGGAAGAGCACGCTGGTGGATGAACTGCGTCCGCGTTGGCCCGAGGCGCTGGTCTACGACCCGGAGATGGTCGGGTATGTGTTGCGCGAGATCGTCGAGGTACCGACCGGCGACTTCCAGGACCTGAGATTGTGGCGGCGGCAGGTCGCGGAAATGGCCGTGGGTCTGGTGCAGGAGTACCAACGCCCCGTCCTGGTCCCCATGACGCTGGTCAACCCCGGGTATGTCGGCGAGATCTTCGGGGCGCTGAAGGACGCGGGCGTCGTCGCCCACCACTTCTTCCTCAAGGTCTCACCGGAGGTCCTGGTGAGGCGGATCGACGGACGGAGCTTCACCCCCGGTGATCCCGCCAAGGACGAGCGGGTCCGGCAGTGGTGCAAGGACAGGATCGAGCGGTGCACGGCCGCGGTCGACACCCTGCCCGGCGACACCGTGTTCCTGGACGGCGAACTGACCCCGCAGGAACTGGCCGACAGCGTGCTCGCCCGCGTCGGTGCCCGCCCGAAGGGGTAG
- a CDS encoding AMP-binding protein, whose product MRSTTTQDTGLQIRRLLDHGSRAFATSTIVTAGEEGHSITTYAETGRNAARLAGALRAIGVGAGDRVATFMWNNQRHVEAYLAVPAMGAVIHPLNIQLFPEQVAYIANHAEDQVVIVDHSLLPAFVPLLSGLRSVRHVVVNGPADLSALEAVGVQPHSYEELLHGGSDSYPWPDVDERSAAAMCYTSGPSGPSGSTGEPQGAVHSHRSICLHAMTASLSDALALSRQDLVLAVVPQFHALAWSLPYAAFLTGASLAMPDRFVAPEPLAAFMADVRPTKGVGVSSVWGSLFRYLEAHPEIDISCVNEIVTGGAAAPESMITAYAERHGITLTGGGGTTGASPLGSTESALLGSEAESIDEQGDELPWDGGPVGELQVGDAEDVGRISPEDRLPPEDRLSLDDCLPSEDQVPLNDQVPLNDRVQDIIKCGDEWISSVELEDYLTEHPAVLAACVIAVPDDKWGERPMACVVFAEGPVDASELKGFLSDRVTRWQVPERWVFLPAIDMTPTGTYDKRSLREQYANGTLPVVMT is encoded by the coding sequence GTGCGCAGCACCACCACGCAGGACACAGGGCTTCAGATCCGTCGGCTTCTGGACCACGGATCACGTGCCTTCGCGACCAGCACGATCGTGACGGCGGGGGAAGAGGGACACTCGATCACCACGTACGCGGAGACTGGCCGCAACGCCGCCCGGCTGGCCGGCGCCCTGCGGGCCATCGGGGTGGGGGCGGGGGACAGGGTGGCCACCTTCATGTGGAACAACCAGCGCCATGTGGAGGCGTATCTGGCCGTGCCGGCGATGGGTGCGGTGATCCACCCGCTGAATATCCAGCTCTTTCCGGAGCAGGTCGCATACATCGCCAACCATGCCGAGGACCAGGTCGTCATCGTCGACCACTCCCTCCTGCCCGCCTTCGTGCCGCTGCTGTCCGGGCTCCGGTCGGTGCGACACGTCGTGGTCAACGGCCCAGCCGACCTCTCGGCCCTGGAGGCGGTGGGAGTCCAGCCGCACTCCTACGAGGAGTTGCTCCACGGCGGGTCGGACAGCTACCCATGGCCCGACGTGGACGAACGGTCCGCGGCGGCGATGTGTTACACCTCAGGGCCGTCAGGGCCCTCAGGGTCCACTGGCGAACCCCAGGGCGCTGTTCACAGCCACCGTTCGATCTGCTTGCACGCCATGACGGCTTCCCTCTCGGACGCCCTCGCCCTGTCGCGCCAGGACCTGGTGCTGGCCGTCGTACCCCAGTTCCACGCACTGGCCTGGAGCCTGCCCTACGCCGCGTTTCTGACCGGTGCTTCGCTGGCCATGCCGGACCGTTTTGTCGCACCGGAACCGCTGGCCGCGTTTATGGCGGACGTCCGCCCGACCAAGGGCGTGGGCGTGTCCTCTGTGTGGGGAAGTCTGTTCCGGTACCTGGAAGCCCATCCGGAGATCGACATCTCCTGCGTGAACGAAATCGTGACCGGCGGAGCGGCGGCCCCGGAGTCCATGATCACCGCCTACGCCGAGCGGCACGGGATCACGCTGACCGGGGGCGGGGGTACGACCGGGGCCTCACCTCTCGGCAGTACCGAGTCCGCGCTCCTCGGCAGTGAGGCGGAGTCGATCGACGAGCAGGGGGACGAACTGCCTTGGGACGGCGGGCCGGTGGGCGAACTCCAGGTCGGTGACGCGGAGGACGTCGGACGGATCTCCCCGGAAGACCGTCTCCCCCCGGAAGACCGTCTCTCCCTGGACGACTGTCTCCCCTCGGAGGACCAAGTCCCCCTGAACGACCAAGTCCCCCTGAACGACCGCGTGCAGGACATCATCAAGTGCGGAGACGAGTGGATATCTTCGGTCGAGTTGGAGGACTACCTCACCGAGCATCCCGCCGTTCTCGCGGCATGCGTCATCGCAGTGCCCGACGACAAATGGGGTGAACGGCCCATGGCCTGTGTGGTCTTCGCGGAGGGCCCGGTCGACGCGTCGGAACTGAAGGGCTTCCTGAGCGACCGGGTCACGCGCTGGCAAGTGCCTGAACGCTGGGTTTTCCTTCCTGCCATCGACATGACCCCGACCGGTACGTACGACAAGAGGTCGCTTCGCGAGCAGTACGCCAATGGAACCCTGCCGGTGGTCATGACGTGA
- a CDS encoding TetR/AcrR family transcriptional regulator: MKSEARRQLSTAEERRETVLHTAIGAFAARGYFGTTTIDVAKAAGISQAYVYRLFPNKESLFVAVVEHCFVRVRQSLEQGAASATGSSPEVALAAMGDAYARLISDNNLLLVQIHAQAAAVSEPSVRDAVRTGYARLVEYVRGVSGGSEQQIQEFFRVGMLCNLVSSIGATEVDAPWTRTLTAGIRHY; the protein is encoded by the coding sequence ATGAAATCGGAAGCCCGACGACAGCTCTCCACCGCCGAGGAGCGCCGCGAGACGGTGCTGCACACCGCGATCGGAGCCTTCGCGGCACGCGGCTACTTCGGCACCACCACCATCGACGTGGCGAAGGCCGCCGGCATCTCCCAGGCCTACGTCTACCGGCTCTTCCCGAACAAGGAGTCCCTGTTCGTCGCGGTCGTCGAACACTGCTTCGTCCGGGTCCGGCAGAGCCTGGAGCAGGGCGCGGCGTCCGCGACCGGCTCCTCGCCGGAGGTGGCGCTCGCCGCGATGGGTGACGCGTACGCCCGGCTGATCAGCGACAACAACCTTCTGCTCGTACAGATCCACGCCCAGGCGGCGGCGGTTTCGGAGCCCTCGGTCCGGGATGCGGTGCGGACGGGGTACGCGCGTCTGGTGGAGTACGTACGCGGAGTCTCCGGCGGGAGCGAGCAGCAGATCCAGGAGTTCTTCAGGGTGGGCATGCTCTGCAATCTGGTGTCGTCCATCGGCGCCACCGAGGTGGACGCCCCATGGACGCGCACGCTCACCGCGGGCATCCGGCACTACTGA
- a CDS encoding SRPBCC family protein, producing the protein MNTNTTTSDSSSDTSAAAPALAPIQAVDAEAPITVRLSITVRAPLADVWALHTDIGAWADWNPDIDRASLDGPLVPGTRFHWLTHGLDITSTIYQVVPGRRIVWGGPAQGIDGVHAWTFEESDGVVTIRTDESWSGPPVDAQPEELRSGLTQSLEQWLLHLKRRAEHP; encoded by the coding sequence GTGAACACCAACACCACCACCAGCGACAGCAGCAGCGACACCAGCGCCGCCGCCCCCGCACTCGCCCCGATCCAGGCCGTCGACGCCGAAGCCCCCATCACCGTCCGGCTGTCGATCACCGTGCGCGCCCCGCTCGCCGACGTGTGGGCGCTGCACACCGACATCGGCGCCTGGGCCGACTGGAACCCGGACATCGACCGGGCCTCGCTCGACGGCCCGCTCGTCCCCGGCACCCGGTTCCACTGGCTCACCCACGGCCTCGACATCACCTCGACCATCTACCAGGTCGTACCCGGCAGGCGCATCGTCTGGGGCGGCCCGGCGCAGGGCATCGACGGCGTCCACGCGTGGACGTTCGAGGAGTCCGACGGGGTCGTGACGATCCGGACCGACGAGTCCTGGAGCGGCCCTCCGGTCGACGCACAGCCCGAGGAGCTCCGCTCCGGGCTCACGCAGTCGCTTGAGCAGTGGCTGCTGCACCTGAAGAGGCGGGCCGAGCACCCGTAA